Genomic DNA from Roseimicrobium gellanilyticum:
AGATCGAGACCATGACCACACTGCCGCTCTTCCGCCGGGATGAGTCCATGCTGAAGACGGGGGTACGCAGTGATGTATACCACCTCATCCCACCGGGACCCTCCAGCGCCGTGGGCGTGCTCTGGATGCAGCTCAATAAAAAGGGCATTGGCATCCACGGCACAAACAACTCGGAAACGATTGGCCGCGCGGCGAGCCATGGCTGCATCCGCCTCGCGAACTGGGACGCGGTCCGGCTGAGTGAGATGGTGACGGACAAGGTGGTGGTGGAGATTATGGAAGGGGTTGGTGGTTAGTAGTTAGTGAGACGCGTGAATTTTGCCCTCGGTGGCAAGACGCGGTTGGGGATGGCGTTCTCGGGGGATGCGTTTCCGATGGGTGTCGTTTGGTGTTGGTTTGGCAGGGCTGCTGATGGCGGTGCTGCCGGGTGTCGTGCGTGCGGCTGAGAGGCCGAATATTTTGTGGCTCACGAGTGAGGACAACAGTCCCTACCTCGGATGCTATGGGGACAAGCTCGCGAAGACTCCCCATCTCGACAAGCTGGCCACGGAGGGCGTGCGCTATCGGAATGCGTTTGCGAATTCGCCGGTGTGCTCGGCGGCGCGCACGACTCTCATCACGGGCATGAATGGCTGTGCGCTTGGCGTGCAACATCATCGCAGCAAGGTGGCCATTCCGGAAGGGTTCCAGCTTTACCCGGAAGTGCTGCGGGCCGCAGGCTACTACTGCACGAACAACTCGAAGACGGACTACAACCTCACTGACCGCCAGGGCATCTGGGATGAGAGCAGCAAAAATGCGCACTACAAAAATCGTGCGCAGGGCCAGCCGTTCTTCGCCGTCTTCAACTTCACCACCACGCACGAAAGCCAGGTGGCGCCGAAAGAAGGGAAGACAGACTTCCGCATTCCGCCTGAGCAGATGCCGCTGCCGCCCTACCACCCTGATACACCCGAGATTCGCCGTGACTGGGCGAACTACTATGACCAGATGACGCTCATGGATGAGCAGGTGGGGCAGATGCTGGATCAGTTGGAGAATGCGGGGCTCGCAGAGGACACCATCGTCTTCCACTACAGCGATCATGGTGGCGCGCTACCAGGAGGGAAGCGGCACCTGCATGATTCCGGCACGCGCGTGCCGATGATTGTGCGCATCCCGGAGAAGTGGAAGCAGTGGCGGCCTGCGCAGCCCGGAGAGTGGGTGGAGGACCCGGTGAGTTTCGTGGATTTGCCCGCAACCGTTTTCAGTCTGTGCGGGGTGGAGAAGCCTGCGAACTACCAGGGACGTGCTTTCCTCGGTGAGAAGAAGGAAACACCGCGTGAGTATGTGTTCCTGTATCGAGGCCGCATGGATGCGCGCTATGACAACTCCCGCGCCATCAGGGACAAGCAATACCTCTATATCAAGAACTACTCGCCGCATCGTCCATGGGGGCAGTACTACGAGTATGCCTTCGAGCAGCAGCCCAGCATGCGCTCCTGGTATGCGGAATATCTGGCGGGGCGATGCAACGAGGTGCAGTCTGCCTACTGGAAACTGAAGGCCTCGGAAGAGCTGTACGAAATCGGCAATGACCCATTCCAGAACAAAAATCTCATTGATGACCCGGCACAGAAAGAGCTTGTCGCAGCAATGCGGAAGAAGCTTCTTGAGGAAATGCTCTCGGTGCGGGACACAGGATTCATACCAGAAGGCATGTATGAGAAGCTCGCGAGCAAGCGGACCATTTTCGACTTTGCTCAGAACAAGGATGCCTATCCCCTGGCGGAAATCATCAGTGTTGCGGATTTCGCGATTGCGCAAAATCCTCCTCGTGTACAACCACTGATTAAGTCCATGTACACGGATCAGCCTTTGATGCGCTACTGGGGCACGGTGGGTTGTCTGGTGTTGCAGAAGGACGCCATGCCGGCGAAATCCGCACTGATCGCGCGGCTGAAGGATGAGTGGAACGACGTGCGCATCGTTGCCGCGGAAGCCCTGGGCTGGCTGGGCGAGTCCGATGCAGCGGCCAATGCCCTTGCGGAAGTCATCCGCAATGGTTCGCGGTACGAAGTGGTTGCCGCATTGAATGCGCTGGATGCCATGCGCGCGGCCGGACATGTGCCGCTGGCGAGGGCGCAGGAAATGGTGCGTGGGGTGAAGTTTGCGGAGCCTGCGAATCGGGTGGCGGAC
This window encodes:
- a CDS encoding sulfatase-like hydrolase/transferase, which produces MRFRWVSFGVGLAGLLMAVLPGVVRAAERPNILWLTSEDNSPYLGCYGDKLAKTPHLDKLATEGVRYRNAFANSPVCSAARTTLITGMNGCALGVQHHRSKVAIPEGFQLYPEVLRAAGYYCTNNSKTDYNLTDRQGIWDESSKNAHYKNRAQGQPFFAVFNFTTTHESQVAPKEGKTDFRIPPEQMPLPPYHPDTPEIRRDWANYYDQMTLMDEQVGQMLDQLENAGLAEDTIVFHYSDHGGALPGGKRHLHDSGTRVPMIVRIPEKWKQWRPAQPGEWVEDPVSFVDLPATVFSLCGVEKPANYQGRAFLGEKKETPREYVFLYRGRMDARYDNSRAIRDKQYLYIKNYSPHRPWGQYYEYAFEQQPSMRSWYAEYLAGRCNEVQSAYWKLKASEELYEIGNDPFQNKNLIDDPAQKELVAAMRKKLLEEMLSVRDTGFIPEGMYEKLASKRTIFDFAQNKDAYPLAEIISVADFAIAQNPPRVQPLIKSMYTDQPLMRYWGTVGCLVLQKDAMPAKSALIARLKDEWNDVRIVAAEALGWLGESDAAANALAEVIRNGSRYEVVAALNALDAMRAAGHVPLARAQEMVRGVKFAEPANRVADYLLSLEK